The DNA sequence GTGGACGGGCAGGCGGTGCACCTGCCCGCCGATTCCTTCGCGATCGTGGACCGCGCGGTGGTCACACCCCCGGGTCGGGGGTGAGCCAACCCGCCTCGCTGAGCTTCTCGGCCAACAGCCGACCGGCCGACTCGACCTGGTCGGCCAGCTGTCTTCGGACCTCGGGCCGGTCCTGGCCGGAGTGCTGCGCCGCCTCGTAGGCCGCGACCAGCCGGCGTGCCGCGTTCACCACCTCGATGCCCGGCCACTCGACGACGGGTGGCGGGCCGGCGTCCGGCTCGGGGGCGGTGTTCACGGCGCGCACCGCCTGCCGCGGCCCCAGCTCGGTGGAGAGGTCGAGCAGCTTCAGCGCGATCGTGTGCAGCTTCACGTTGTGGTGCTGCGACATCCGCACCAGCAGCTGGAACCCCTCCTGGGGCGTGCAGCCCTGCACGGCGGATATCAGGCCGGTGGCCTGCCCGATCACGGTGCGCGTCTGCACCGCTTTGCGCAGTCCCACGATCTCGGCCTCAAGGCTGGCGATCCGCGCGGTCAGCGAATCGTGCCCGTTGTCCCCGACCACGGTCGGGCTCCTCTCTCGCACGTCGGTACCGGTCAGCCAGGCCAGCAGTGCGAGAGCGTGGAGGCACGCGGGTGCCAGCACCGGCAAGCCCACAGCTCTCGCTGACCCTGGTGCCCTTTCGGGTGCCGGGTGGCTTGCGGCTGGCTTTTCAACCGCGTAGACGATCACCGTAGTAGAGGACGGGCGGTCCGGCGCAACTGGAGCCGGTTTCAGCGTGGCGGGAGCACGCAGAACTCGTTGCCCACCGGGTCGGCGCACACCACCCACGGCAGGGCGGGGTCGGCGTCGACCACCCGGGCGCCCAGGCCCGTCAGCCGGGCCACCTCGGCGTCCCGGTCGCCGTCGGGCGCGAGGTCGAGGTGCAACCGGTTCTTCACCGCCTTGGGCGCGGCCACGGGTTGCAGCAGCAGCACCGGGCCGGCGCCGGCCAACTCGGTGTACTCCACCCCTTTGGGGTCGGTCCAGCGGCGTGCCACGTGCAGCCCGAGAGCCGCGCACCAGAACTCCTCCAGTGTCCTGACCTGGTCGGACGGGCAGTCGACGGCGATGGCGAGGATGTGTGAGGTCATGCCGTCGTAGTTTCCCCGACCGGGCGACGGGTATCCGTCGGGCGACAACGAGGCCCGACGAGAGGAGCGGTCATGGGGACCGACGACAAGATCAGCAACAAGGCCGAGGAGCTCAAGGGCAAGGCGAAGGAAGCCGTCGGCGACGCCACCGACAACGAGCAGTGGCAGGCCGAGGGCCGCACCGACCAGGCCAAGGGCTCGCTCAAGCAGGCAGGGGAGAAGGTCAAGGACGCCTTCCGTGGCGACGACCACTAGTCGGACCGCCGGCGCCGCCGAGTTCGTGCCCGAGGGCGCGGACTTGGCGGCGCTGCGCCGTGCGGCCGCCGGCTGCCGCGGCTGCGAGCTGTATGAGCCGGCCACGCAGACCGTGTTCGGGTCGGGGCCGCAGGACGCCAGGCTGGTGCTCGTCGGCGAACAGCCCGGTGACGTCGAGGACCGGCAGGGCGAGCCGTTCGTCGGGCCCGCCGGCCGGTTGCTGGACAAGGCGCTGGACGAGGCCGACCTGGCCCGTGAGGGCGTCTACCTGACGAACGCGGTCAAGCACTTCAAGTTCGTGCCCGCCGAGCGCGGGAAGCGGCGCATCCACAAGACGCCGTCGCGCGGCGAGGTCGTGGCCTGCCTGCCGTGGCTGCACGCCGAACTGGCGCGGATCCGGCCCGCCCTGGTGGTGTGCCTGGGCGCGACGGCCGCGAAGGCCGTGCTGGGGGCGTCGTTCAAGGTCACCGAATGCCGGGGTCGGGTGGAGCGGGTCGAGGACCACGACGTGATCGCGACCGTGCACCCGTCCGCGGTGCTCCGCGCTCCCGACCGTGACGAGGCCTACCGGGGATTCCTCGCCGACCTGCGGGCCGTGCGCGCCCACCTGAACGAGTCGTAGCACGTGAAACGGCCCCCTGACCACTTCCCGCACCGGGTGCGGGCCGAGCTGGACTGGGCTCGGGGTCACGGGGGCCGGGTGGCTGCCTGGGATTCGCCCAGACCACCTGGGAAAGGTCGGTCCTAGCGGACAGCCACCTCACGACGAGTCCTATAGCTATTCAACTTCGGACCACCTCCTTCCTCGTGTACCACGAACCTATGCGAGCTCCGGCGGGCCTCGCAACGCAAATTCCGGCGGGTGGTGACCCTCACGCCCGGAGCGCCGGGCACGAGCCTCCCTCGTCGGGGTCGATCGCCGTCTCGGGGACTCGCCGAACCGGGCACCACGCGCACACCCGAGGCGACCGGGCGGGCCCTGGCCGCGCGCCGCGAGCCGGAGCGGTGCCGACGTCGGACGTGGTGCCGATGGCCCCGGCGGTGGGGTTGTGGCCGGCACGGGCCCCGCGCCGGGCCGTCGACGGCAGCGAGGGCGTCACGGCCCGCGCGCACCGCCCGGGCGCCGCCGTCCCGGCCCCAGCGGGTGGCAACTCGTCCCGGTCCCCCCGGACTCCTCGGTGTCGATCTGCCGGATTCGTCGTAGGGCCTGATTCGTCGGCACAGCGCCGAGTCCGATTCCCGCCGGACCGGAATCGGTTGCGGCGGCACGATCGTGGCATGAACTTCGACGGCAAGGTCGCCCTCGTCACGGGTGGC is a window from the Saccharothrix saharensis genome containing:
- a CDS encoding ANTAR domain-containing protein, translated to MVGDNGHDSLTARIASLEAEIVGLRKAVQTRTVIGQATGLISAVQGCTPQEGFQLLVRMSQHHNVKLHTIALKLLDLSTELGPRQAVRAVNTAPEPDAGPPPVVEWPGIEVVNAARRLVAAYEAAQHSGQDRPEVRRQLADQVESAGRLLAEKLSEAGWLTPDPGV
- a CDS encoding VOC family protein; the protein is MTSHILAIAVDCPSDQVRTLEEFWCAALGLHVARRWTDPKGVEYTELAGAGPVLLLQPVAAPKAVKNRLHLDLAPDGDRDAEVARLTGLGARVVDADPALPWVVCADPVGNEFCVLPPR
- a CDS encoding CsbD family protein, which produces MGTDDKISNKAEELKGKAKEAVGDATDNEQWQAEGRTDQAKGSLKQAGEKVKDAFRGDDH
- a CDS encoding UdgX family uracil-DNA binding protein (This protein belongs to the uracil DNA glycosylase superfamily, members of which act in excision repair of DNA. However, it belongs more specifically to UdgX branch, whose founding member was found to bind uracil in DNA (where it does not belong), without cleaving it, appears to promote DNA repair by a pathway involving RecA, rather than base excision.); the protein is MATTTSRTAGAAEFVPEGADLAALRRAAAGCRGCELYEPATQTVFGSGPQDARLVLVGEQPGDVEDRQGEPFVGPAGRLLDKALDEADLAREGVYLTNAVKHFKFVPAERGKRRIHKTPSRGEVVACLPWLHAELARIRPALVVCLGATAAKAVLGASFKVTECRGRVERVEDHDVIATVHPSAVLRAPDRDEAYRGFLADLRAVRAHLNES